TTTTCAATTCTGACGCCTTTACATCGATTAGGCTTACTAGGATACGAGTCCGACGAGGTTTGATCGACATAAAATGAAATTCTGGAAAGGAAAGAGCCATGACACATGAAAATGTCATTGAAATGCGAGAAATTACCAAAGTTTTTGGTGAATTTGTAGCCAATGATAAAATCAATTTGCAACTCCGAAAGGGTGAGATTCACGCCCTTTTAGGAGAAAATGGTGCCGGGAAGTCAACCTTGATGAATATGTTGGCCGGCCTGCTTGAGCCGACTAGTGGTGAGATTGTAGTCAATGGAAAGCCAGTTAAGCTGGACTCTCCATCAAAGGCAGCCTCACTTGGTATCGGAATGGTGCACCAGCACTTTATGCTTGTGGAAGCCTTCACTGTTGCTGAAAATATCATTCTCGGAAGTGAGCTTACAAAAAATGGTATCTTAGACTTGAAGCGCGCTACGCAAGAAATTAAGCGTTTGTCTAAGAAGTATGGCTTGTCGGTCGATCCTTCTGCCAAGATTGAAGACATTTCGGTCGGAGCCCAACAGCGTGTTGAAATTTTGAAGACCCTTTATCGTGGGGCAGACATTCTCATCTTTGACGAACCGACAGCCGTTTTGACGCCGGCTGAGATTGATGAATTGATGAAAATCATGAAGAACTTGGTCAAGGAAGGTAAGTCTATCATTCTCATTACCCATAAGTTGGATGAAATTCGTGCCGTATCAGACCGAGTGACGGTTATTCGTCGCGGAAAATCAATCGAAACGGTTGAAATTGCTGGTGCGACCAACCAAGATTTGGCTGAAATGATGGTAGGACGTGCCGTTTCCTTTAAGACTGAGAAAAAGCCGGCTAATCCACAAGAAACGGTCCTTTCAATCAAGAATCTTGTTGTTGAAGAAAACCGTGGCGTTCCAGCTGTTAAGGGACTTTCACTGGATGTTCGTGCTGGTGAAATCGTTGGGATTGCAGGAATTGACGGAAATGGTCAGACTGAGTTGATTCAAGCTATCACAGGACTTAGAAAAGTAAGCTCG
This genomic window from Streptococcus cristatus AS 1.3089 contains:
- a CDS encoding ABC transporter ATP-binding protein, which codes for MTHENVIEMREITKVFGEFVANDKINLQLRKGEIHALLGENGAGKSTLMNMLAGLLEPTSGEIVVNGKPVKLDSPSKAASLGIGMVHQHFMLVEAFTVAENIILGSELTKNGILDLKRATQEIKRLSKKYGLSVDPSAKIEDISVGAQQRVEILKTLYRGADILIFDEPTAVLTPAEIDELMKIMKNLVKEGKSIILITHKLDEIRAVSDRVTVIRRGKSIETVEIAGATNQDLAEMMVGRAVSFKTEKKPANPQETVLSIKNLVVEENRGVPAVKGLSLDVRAGEIVGIAGIDGNGQTELIQAITGLRKVSSGEILIKNQSVIGKKPRQITEMKVSHVPEDRHRDGLVLEMSISENIALQTYYKEPLSKNGILNYNNIYSYACNLMNEFDVRAASEYVPASALSGGNQQKAIIAREVDRDPDLLIVSQPTRGLDVGAIEYIHKRLIEERTQGKAVLVVSFELDEILNLSDRIAVIHDGKIQGIVSPEKTNKQELGILMAGGKI